In Lemur catta isolate mLemCat1 chromosome 1, mLemCat1.pri, whole genome shotgun sequence, one DNA window encodes the following:
- the DNMT1 gene encoding DNA (cytosine-5)-methyltransferase 1 isoform X3 — protein MAEANSPPKPISKARTPRRSKSDGETKPEASLSPRTTRKTTRQTTITTHFAKGPAKRKPPEESERAKSDDSVEEEDKDKDEKRRRFVSKERVARPLPAEEPETAKPGIHTEKEEERDEKEEKRLRSQTKELTTKQRSKEEPDREARPGTHADVDDEGDEKDEKRHRSQPKDLAAKRRPEEKEPERVHPQVSEDKDEDEKEEKRRKTAPKEPTEKKMARTKTVVSSKTHPPKCVQCGQYLDDPDLKYEQHPPDAVDEPQMLTNEKLSIFDANESGFESYEALPQHKLTCFSVYCKHGHLCPIDTGLIEKNVELSFSGSAKPIYDDDPSLEGGVNGKNLGPINEWWITGFDGGEKALIGFSTSFAEYILMDPSPEYAPIFGLMQEKIYMSKIVVEFLQSNPDSTYEDLINKIETTVPPSGLNLNRFTEDSLLRHAQFVVEQVESYDEAGDSDEQPIFLSPCMRALIKLAGVTLGQRRAERRQTIRHSAKEKDKGPTKATTTKLVYQIFDTFFAEQIEKDDREDKENAFKRRRCGVCEVCQQPECGKCKACKDMVKFGGSGRSKQACQERRCPNMAMKEADDDEEVDDNIPEMPSPKKMHQGKKKKQNKNRISWVGEAVKTDGKKSYYKKVCIDAETLEVGDCVSVIPDDSSKPLYLARITALWEDSSNGQMFHAHWFCAGTDTVLGATSDPLELFLVDECEDMQLSYIHSKVKVIYKAPSENWALEGGIDPESLLAGDDGKTYFYQLWYDQDYARFESPPKTQPTEDNKYKFCASCARLAEMRQKEIPRVLEQLDDLDSQVLYYSATKNGVQYRVGDGVYLLPEAFTFNIKLSSPVKRPRKEPVDEDLYPEHYRKYSDYIKGSNLDAPEPYRIGRIKEIFCPKKSNGKPNEADIKIRLNKFYRPENTHKSTQASYHADINLLYWSDEEAVVDFKAVQGRCTVEYGEDLPECVQDYSTGGPDRFYFLEAYNAKSKSFEDPPNHARSPGNKGKGKGKGKGKPRSPTSEPSEPEMEIKLPKLRTLDVFSGCGGLSEGFHQAGISETLWAIEMWDPAAQAFRLNNPGSTVFTEDCNILLKLVMAGEATNSRGQRLPQKGDVEMLCGGPPCQGFSGMNRFNSRTYSKFKNSLVVSFLSYCDYYRPRYFLLENVRNFVSFKRSMVLKLTLRCLVRMGYQCTFGVLQAGQYGVAQTRRRAIILAAAPGEKLPLFPEPLHVFAPRACQLSVVVDDKKFVSNITRLSSGPYRTITVRDTMSDLPEVRNGASALEILYNGEPQSWFQRQLRGSQYQPILRDHICKDMSALVAARMRHIPLAPGSDWRDLPNIEVRLSDGTMARKLRYTHHDRKNGRSSSGALRGVCSCVEAGKACDPAARQFNTLIPWCLPHTGNRHNHWAGLYGRLEWDGFFSTTVTNPEPMGKQGRVLHPEQHRVVSVRECARSQGFPDTYRLFGNILDKHRQVGNAVPPPLAKAIGLEIRLCMLAKARESASAKIKEEKAARD, from the exons AACAACTAAACAGAGATCCAAGGAGGAGCCGGACAGAGAAGCCAGACCAGGAACTCACGCTGACGTGGACGATGAAGGAGATGAGAAA GATGAGAAGAGGCACAGAAGTCAACCCAAAGATCT AGCTGCCAAAAGGAGACCTGAGGAAAAGGAGCCCGAGAGAGTTCACCCGCAGGTGTCTGAGGACAAGGACGAGGATGAAAAG GAGGAGAAAAGACGTAAAACGGCACCCAAAGAACC GACTGAGAAAAAAATGGCTCGAACCAAAACAGTCGTGAGCTCTAAG actCACCCTCCAAAGTGCGTCCAGTGCGGACAGTACCTGGATGACCCGGACCTCAAGTATGAGCAGCACCCCCCGGACGCG GTGGATGAGCCGCAGATGTTGACAAATGAGAAGCTGTCCATCTTCGATGCCAACGAATCTGGCTTTGAGAGTTACGAGGCTCTTCCCCAGCACAAACTGACCTGCTTCAG CGTGTACTGCAAGCACGGTCACCTGTGCCCAATTGACACTGGCCTCATTGAGAAGAATGTCGAGCTCTCCTTTTCCGGTTCAGCAAAACCAATCTATGATGACGACCCATCTCTTGAAG GTGGTGTTAATGGCAAAAACCTCGGTCCCATCAATGAGTGGTGGATCACTGGCTTTGACGGAGGTGAAAAGGCTCTCATCGGCTTCAGCACCT CATTTGCCGAGTACATTCTGATGGACCCCAGCCCCGAGTACGCGCCAATCTTCGGGCTGATGCAGGAGAAGATCTACATGAGCAAGATCGTGGTCGAGTTCCTGCAAAGCAATCCCGACTCGACCTACGAGGACCTGATCAATAAGATCGAG accACTGTTCCTCCTTCCGGACTCAACCTGAACCGCTTCACAGAGGATTCCCTCCTGCGACATGCGCAGTTTGTGGTAGAGCAGGTGGAGAGTTACGATGAGGCCGGGGACAGTGACGAGCAGCCCATCTTCCTGAGTCCCTGCATGAGGGCCCTGATAAAGCTGGCTGGGGTGACGCTGGGACAGAG GCGAGCTGAGAGGCGTCAGACCATCAGGCACTCTGCGAAGGAGAAGGACAAAGGACCCACGAAAGCCACCACCACCAAGCTAGTGTACCAGATCTTTGACACTTTCTTCGCAGAACAAATCGAAAAGGATGACCGAGAAGACAAGGAGAACGCCTTCAAACGCCGGCGGTGTGGCGTGTGTGAG GTTTGTCAACAGCCTGAGTGTGGAAAGTGTAAAGCCTGTAAGGACATGGTCAAGTTTGGTGGCAGTGGACGGAGCAAGCAGGCGTGCCAGGAGAGGAG GTGTCCCAATATGGCCATGAAGGAGGCAGATGACGATGAGGAAGTTGATGATAACATCCCAGAGATGCCGTCACCCAAAAAAATGCaccagggaaagaaaaagaaacaaaacaaaaatcggATCTCCTGGGTTGGAGAAGCCGTCAAG ACTGATGGGAAGAAGAGTTACTACAAGAAAGTCTGCATTGATGCGGAAACCCTGGAAGTAGGGGACTGTGTATCCGTTATTCCAGATGATTCCTCCAAACCGCTGTATCTGGCGAG GATCACAGCGCTGTGGGAGGACAGCAGCAACGGGCAGATGTTCCATGCCCACTGGTTCTGTGCTGGGACAGATACTGTCCTTGGGGCCACATCAGACCCTCTGGAGCTGTTCCTGGTAGACGAATGTGAGGACATGCAGCTTTCGTATATTCATAGCAAAGTGAAGGTCATTTATAAAGCTCCCTCAGAAAACTGGGCCTTGGAG GGGGGCATAGATCCCGAGTCCCTGCTGGCAGGGGACGATGGGAAGACCTATTTCTACCAGTTGTGGTATGATCAAGACTACGCAAGATTTGAGTCACCTCCAAAAACCCAGCCAACGGAGGACAACAAGTACAA GTTCTGTGCAAGCTGTGCCCGTCTGGCTgaaatgaggcaaaaagaaatcCCCAGGGTCTTGGAGCAGCTCGATGACCTGGACAGCCAGGTCCTCTACTACTCGGCCACCAAGAACGGCGTTCAGTATCGGGTGGGCGATGGTGTGTACCTGCTTCCCGAGGCCTTCACATTCAA CATCAAGCTATCCAGCCCTGTGAAACGCCCCCGGAAGGAGCCCGTGGATGAAGACCTGTACCCGGAGCACTACCGGAAGTACTCGGACTACATCAAAGGGAGCAACCTGGATGCCCCTGAGCCCTACCGGATCGGCCGGATAAAGGAGATCTTCTGCCCCAAGAAGAGCAATGGCAAGCCCAACGAGGCCGACATCAAGATCAGGCTCAACAAGTTCTACAG GCCCGAGAACACTCACAAGTCCACCCAAGCAAGCTACCACGCAGACATCAACCTGCTCTACTGGAGCGATGAGGAGGCCGTGGTAGACTTCAAAGCTGTTCAGGGCCGCTGCACCGTGGAGTACGGGGAAGACCTGCCTGAGTGTGTCCAGGACTACTCGACAGGCGGCCCAGACCGCTTCTACTTTCTGGAG GCCTATAACGCAAAGAGCAAAAGCTTTGAAGACCCTCCAAACCATGCCCGTAGCCCTGGAaacaaagggaaagggaaaggaaaag GGAAAGGCAAGCCCAGATCGCCAACGTCTGAGCCGAGTGAACCAGAGATGGAAATCAAGCTGCCCAAACTGCGTACCCTGGACGTGTTTTCTGGCTGCGGGGGGCTGTCGGAGGGATTCCACCAGGCGG GCATCTCTGAGACGCTGTGGGCCATTGAAATGTGGGACCCTGCGGCCCAGGCGTTCCGGCTGAATAATCCTGGCTCCACAGTGTTCACGGAAGACTGCAACATCCTGCTCAAGCTGGTCATGGCTGGTGAGGCCACCAACTCCCGGGGCCAGAGGCTGCCCCAGAAGGGTGATGTGGAGATGCTGTGTGGTGGGCCGCCCTGCCAGGGCTTCAGCGGCATGAACCGTTTCAACTCGAGAACCTACTCCAAGTTCAAAAACTCCCTGGTGGTCTCCTTCCTCAG CTACTGCGACTACTACCGACCCCGGTACTTTCTCCTGGAGAACGTCAGGAATTTTGTCTCCTTCAAGCGCTCCATGGTCCTGAAGCTCACACTGCGCTGCCTGGTCCGCATGGGCTACCAGTGCACCTTCGGCGTGCTGCAG GCCGGCCAGTATGGCGTGGCCCAGACCCGGAGGCGAGCCATCATTCTGGCCGCGGCCCCTGGGGAGAAGCTCCCGCTGTTCCCAGAGCCACTGCATGTGTTCGCGCCCCGGGCCTGCCAGCTGAGCGTCGTGGTGGATGACAAGAAGTTTGTCAGCAACATCACCAG GCTGAGCTCAGGGCCGTACCGAACCATCACGGTGCGGGACACCATGTCCGACCTGCCTGAGGTCCGGAACGGGGCTTCGGCGCTGGAGATCCTGTACAATGGGGAGCCCCAGTCCTGGTTCCAGAGGCAGCTCCGGGGCTCGCAGTACCAGCCCATCCTCAGGGACCACATCTGCAAG GACATGAGCGCATTGGTGGCCGCCCGCATGCGGCACATCCCCCTGGCCCCGGGCTCAGACTGGCGCGACCTGCCCAACATCGAGGTGCGGCTCTCGGACGGCACGATGGCCAGGAAGCTGCGCTACACCCACCATGACAGGAAGAACGGCCGCAGCAGCTCCGGGGCCCTCCGCGGGGTCTGCTCCTGTGTGGAAG CCGGCAAAGCCTGCGACCCTGCAGCGAGGCAGTTCAACACCCTCATCCCCTGGTGCCTACCCCACACCGGGAACAGGCACAACCACTGGGCTGGCCTCTACGGAAGGCTCGAGTGGGACGGCTTCTTCAGCACGACTGTCACCAACCCCGAGCCCATGGGCAAGCAG GGCCGTGTGCTGCACCCCGAGCAGCACCGTGTGGTGAGCGTGCGGGAATGTGCCCGGTCCCAGGGCTTCCCTGACACCTACCGGCTGTTCGGCAACATCTTGGACAAGCACCGGCAG gTGGGCAACGCTGTGCCGCCTCCCCTGGCCAAAGCCATCGGCTTGGAGATCAGGCTCTGTATGTTGGCCAAAGCGCGCGAGAGTGCCTCAG CTAAAATAAAGGAGGAGAAAGCTGCCAGGGACTAG
- the EIF3G gene encoding eukaryotic translation initiation factor 3 subunit G, which yields MPTGDFDSKPSWADQVEEEGEDDKCVTSELLRGIPLATGDTSPEPELLPGAPLPAPKEVINGNIKTVTEYKIDEDGKKFKIVRTFRIETRKASKAVARRKNWKKFGNSEFDPPGPNVATTTVSDDVSMTFITSKEDLNCQEEEDPMNKLKGQKIVSCRICKGDHWTTRCPYKDTLGPMQKELAEQLGLSTGEKEKLPGELEPVQATQNKTGKYVPPSLRDGASRRGESMQPNRRADDNATIRVTNLSEDTRETDLQELFRPFGSISRIYLAKDKTTGQSKGFAFISFHRREDAARAIAGVSGFGYDHLILNVEWAKPSTN from the exons ATGCCGACCGGAGACTTTGA TTCGAAGCCCAGCTGGGCCGaccaggtggaggaggagggagaggacg ACAAATGTGTCACCAGTGAGCTCCTCAGGGGGATCCCTCTGGCCACCGGGGACACCAGCCCAGAGCCTGAGCTACTGCCAGGAG ctccaCTGCCAGCTCCCAAGGAGGTCATCAACGGCAACATAAAGACAGTGACTGAGTACAAGATCGATGAGGATGGCAAAAAGTTCAAG ATTGTCCGCACCTTCAGGATTGAGACCCGGAAGGCCTCAAAGGCTGTCGCAAGGAGGAAG AACTGGAAGAAGTTCGGGAACTCAGAGTTTGACCCACCAGGGCCCAATGTGGCCACCACCACCGTTAGCGATGATGTCTCCATGACTTTCATCACCAGCAAAGAG gaCCTAAactgccaggaggaggaggacccgATGAACAAGCTCAAGGGCCAGAAGATAGTGTCCTGCCGCATCTGCAAGGGCGACCACTGGACCACCCGCTGCCCCTACAAGGACACGCTGGGGCCCATGCAGAAGGAGCTGGCTGAGCAGCTGGGCCTGTCCACTGGCGAGAAGGAGAAGCTGCCAGGAG AGCTGGAGCCCGTGCAGGCCACCCAGAACAAGACGGGGAAATACGTGCCACCGAGCCTGCGGGATGGGGCCAGCCGCCGCGGGGAGTCCATGCAGCCCAACCGCAGAG CCGATGACAATGCCACCATCCGAGTCACCAACCTGTCAGAGGACACACGGGAGACTGACCTGCAGGAGCTCTTCCGGCCCTTTGGCTCCATCTCCCGCATCTACCTGGCTAAGGACAAGACGACCGGGCAGTCCAAG ggctttgCCTTCATAAGCTTCCACCGCCGCGAGGATGCCGCCCGCGCCATCGCTGGGGTGTCCGGCTTCGGCTACGACCACCTCATCCTCAACGTCGAGTGGGCCAA gCCATCCACCAACTAA
- the LOC123635001 gene encoding suppressor of SWI4 1 homolog isoform X2, with protein sequence MGQSGRSRHQKRARAQAQLRNLEAYAAQPHSFVFTRGCAGHSIRQLTLDLRRVMEPLTATRLQVRKKNSLKDCVAVAGPLGVTHFLILSKTETSVYLKLMRLPGGPTLTFQVNQYTLVRDVVSSLRRHRMHEQQFVHPPLLVLNSFGPHGIHVKLMATMFQNLFPSINVHKVNLNTIKRCLLINYNPDSQELDFRHYSIKVVPVGASRGMKKLLQEKFPNMSRLQDISELLATGAGLSESEGEPDGEYNITELPQAVAGRGNMQAQQSAIRLTEIGPRMKLQLIKIQDGVGEGKVVFHRFVHKTEEELQAMLAAKEHKLRLKAQRQAQQAENVQRKQQQREAHRKKSLEGMRKKRAKANADGDSDAEDPGPPLEDSQREEEEDEAEYFRQAVGEEPDEDMFPMAAKRRRPTWPSGRQQRGRDRGAKPCPANFSAAADRILSRFQEDFLWPVLVAEFLVAVVANGLALYRFSTREQCPWHPAVVFSAQLAVSDLLCALTLPPLAAYLYPPKHWRYGEAACRLERFLFTCNLLGSVIFITCISLNRYLGIVHPFFTRSYLRPKHAWALSAAGWVLAALLAAPTLSFSHLKRPQQEAARCSVASPEACIKCLGTADELRLEAYRAYSLALAGLGCGLPLLLSLAAYSALGRAVLRSPGMTTAEKLRVVVLVASGVALYASSYVPYHLTQVLNMGARWRWHARCPGFADVAQAEAALELGPYLAYQVMRGLMPLAFCIHPLLYMAVAPSLGCCRQCRPSYGKGQNPDAESTGQALSLDVIATSKKSSEPQSPELSP encoded by the exons ATGGGACAGTCCGGACGG TCCCGGCACCAGAAGCGTGCGCGCGCCCAGGCGCAGCTCCGCAACCTCGAGGCCTATGCCGCGCAGCCGCACTCGTTCGTGTTTACGCGGGGCTGCGCGGGTCACAGCATCCGGCAGCTCACCTTGGACTTGCGGCGGGTCATGGAGCCGCTGACCGCCACCCGCCTGCAG GTTCGTAAGAAGAACTCACTGAAGGACTGTGTGGCGGTGGCTGGACCTCTTGGGGTCACACACTTCTTGATCTTGAGCAAAACAGAGACCAGTGTCTACCTT AAGCTGATGCGCCTCCCAGGAGGCCCCACCTTGACCTTCCAGGTTAACCAG TACACGCTGGTGCGTGATGTGGTTTCCTCACTGCGCCGGCACCGCATGCATGAACAGCAGTTTGTCCACCCCCCGCTCCTGGTACTCAACAGTTTTGGCCCCCACGGCATACACGTGAAGCTCATGGCCACCATGTTCCAGAACCTGTTCCCTTCCATCAACGTGCATAAG gTAAACCTGAACACCATCAAGCGCTGCCTTCTCATCAACTACAACCCTGACTCCCAGGAGCTGGACTTCCGCCATTA TAGCATCAAAGTCGTTCCTGTGGGTGCAAGTCGTGGCATGAAGAAGCTCCTCCAGGAGAAGTTCCCCAACATGAGTCGCCTGCAGGACATCAGCGAGCTGCTGGCCAC GGGTGCGGGGCTGTCAGAGAGCGAGGGGGAGCCCGATGGTGAGTACAACATTACCGAGCTACCCCAGGCGGTCGCGGGACGTGGCAACATGCAGGCCCAGCAGAGCGCCATACGGCTCACGGAG ATTGGTCCTCGGATGAAGCTGCAGCTCATCAAGATTCAGGATGGTGTCGGGGAGGGCAAAGTGGTGTTCCACCGCTTCG TGCACAAGACGGAGGAGGAGCTCCAGGCCATGCTGGCTGCCAAGGAGCATAAGCTGCGGCTCAAGGCCCAGCGACAGGCCCAGCAGGCTGAGAACGTGCAGCGCAAACAGCAGCAGCGCGAGGCCCACAG GAAGAAGAGCCTAGAGGGCATGAGGAAGAAACGGGCCAAGGCCAATGCCGATGGAGACAGTGACGCCGAGGACCCCGGGCCCCCCCTGGAGGACagccagagggaggaggaggaggatgaagccGAGTATTTCCGCCAGGCTGTGGGCGAGGAGCCTGATGAGG ACATGTTCCCCATGGCGGCCAAGCGGAGACGGCCCACCTGGCCTTCGGGCAGGCAGCAGCGGGGAAGGGACCGAG GTGCCAAGCCATGCCCAGCCAACTTCTCAGCGGCTGCCGACCGCATCCTCAGTAGGTTCCAGGAGGACTTCCTGTGGCCCGTGCTGGTGGCTGAGTTCCTGGTGGCTGTAGTTGCCAATGGCCTGGCCCTGTACCGCTTCAGCACGCGGGAGCAGTGCCCGTGGCACCCGGCCGTGGTCTTCTCAGCCCAGCTTGCGGTCAGtgacctgctctgtgccctgacGCTGCCCCCGCTGGCCGCCTACCTGTACCCACCCAAACACTGGCGCTACGGGGAGGCCGCCTGCCGCCTGGAACGCTTCCTCTTTACCTGCAACCTGCTGGGCAGCGTCATCTTCATCACCTGCATCAGCCTCAACCGCTACCTGGGCATCGTGCACCCGTTCTTCACCCGTAGCTACCTGCGGCCCAAGCACGCCTGGGCCCTCAGCGCCGCGGGCTGGGTCCTGGCAGCCCTGCTGGCCGCGCCCACCCTGAGCTTCTCCCACCTGAAGAGGCCGCAGCAGGAGGCGGCCAGGTGCAGCGTGGCCAGTCCCGAAGCCTGCATCAAGTGCCTGGGGACAGCAGACGAACTCCGCCTTGAGGCCTACAGGGCCTACAGCCTGGCGCTGGCGGGGCTGGGCTGCGGCCTGCCGCTGCTGCTCAGCCTGGCAGCCTACAGCGCCCTTGGGCGCGCCGTGCTGCGCAGCCCTGGCATGACCACGGCTGAGAAGCTGCGTGTGGTAGTGCTGGTGGCCAGCGGTGTGGCCCTCTACGCCAGCTCCTACGTGCCCTACCACCTCACGCAGGTGCTCAATATGGGTGCCCGGTGGCGCTGGCATGCCCGCTGTCCGGGCTTTGCAGACGTGGCACAGGCTGAGGCGGCCCTGGAGTTGGGGCCCTACCTGGCCTACCAGGTGATGCGGGGCCTCATGCCCTTGGCCTTCTGCATCCACCCGCTGCTCTACATGGCCGTGGCACCCAGCCTGGGCTGCTGCCGCCAATGCCGCCCCAGCTATGGCAAGGGCCAGAACCCAGATGCTGAGAGCACCGGCCAAGCCCTGTCCCTTGATGTCATAGCCACCTCCAAGAAGAGCTCAGAGCCCCAGTCCCCTGAGCTAAGCCCATGA
- the LOC123635001 gene encoding P2Y purinoceptor 11 isoform X1, giving the protein MAATILGAKPCPANFSAAADRILSRFQEDFLWPVLVAEFLVAVVANGLALYRFSTREQCPWHPAVVFSAQLAVSDLLCALTLPPLAAYLYPPKHWRYGEAACRLERFLFTCNLLGSVIFITCISLNRYLGIVHPFFTRSYLRPKHAWALSAAGWVLAALLAAPTLSFSHLKRPQQEAARCSVASPEACIKCLGTADELRLEAYRAYSLALAGLGCGLPLLLSLAAYSALGRAVLRSPGMTTAEKLRVVVLVASGVALYASSYVPYHLTQVLNMGARWRWHARCPGFADVAQAEAALELGPYLAYQVMRGLMPLAFCIHPLLYMAVAPSLGCCRQCRPSYGKGQNPDAESTGQALSLDVIATSKKSSEPQSPELSP; this is encoded by the exons ATGGCGGCCACCATCTTGG GTGCCAAGCCATGCCCAGCCAACTTCTCAGCGGCTGCCGACCGCATCCTCAGTAGGTTCCAGGAGGACTTCCTGTGGCCCGTGCTGGTGGCTGAGTTCCTGGTGGCTGTAGTTGCCAATGGCCTGGCCCTGTACCGCTTCAGCACGCGGGAGCAGTGCCCGTGGCACCCGGCCGTGGTCTTCTCAGCCCAGCTTGCGGTCAGtgacctgctctgtgccctgacGCTGCCCCCGCTGGCCGCCTACCTGTACCCACCCAAACACTGGCGCTACGGGGAGGCCGCCTGCCGCCTGGAACGCTTCCTCTTTACCTGCAACCTGCTGGGCAGCGTCATCTTCATCACCTGCATCAGCCTCAACCGCTACCTGGGCATCGTGCACCCGTTCTTCACCCGTAGCTACCTGCGGCCCAAGCACGCCTGGGCCCTCAGCGCCGCGGGCTGGGTCCTGGCAGCCCTGCTGGCCGCGCCCACCCTGAGCTTCTCCCACCTGAAGAGGCCGCAGCAGGAGGCGGCCAGGTGCAGCGTGGCCAGTCCCGAAGCCTGCATCAAGTGCCTGGGGACAGCAGACGAACTCCGCCTTGAGGCCTACAGGGCCTACAGCCTGGCGCTGGCGGGGCTGGGCTGCGGCCTGCCGCTGCTGCTCAGCCTGGCAGCCTACAGCGCCCTTGGGCGCGCCGTGCTGCGCAGCCCTGGCATGACCACGGCTGAGAAGCTGCGTGTGGTAGTGCTGGTGGCCAGCGGTGTGGCCCTCTACGCCAGCTCCTACGTGCCCTACCACCTCACGCAGGTGCTCAATATGGGTGCCCGGTGGCGCTGGCATGCCCGCTGTCCGGGCTTTGCAGACGTGGCACAGGCTGAGGCGGCCCTGGAGTTGGGGCCCTACCTGGCCTACCAGGTGATGCGGGGCCTCATGCCCTTGGCCTTCTGCATCCACCCGCTGCTCTACATGGCCGTGGCACCCAGCCTGGGCTGCTGCCGCCAATGCCGCCCCAGCTATGGCAAGGGCCAGAACCCAGATGCTGAGAGCACCGGCCAAGCCCTGTCCCTTGATGTCATAGCCACCTCCAAGAAGAGCTCAGAGCCCCAGTCCCCTGAGCTAAGCCCATGA